One Spirochaetota bacterium DNA window includes the following coding sequences:
- a CDS encoding radical SAM protein — translation MRILIVAPKSNFPDDTPAWLRIPQLSLSILAALTPKQHETVCVEENAAEIPMDEHWDIVGMSAMTATISRAYELAAIFRKKGAIVVIGGIHASILPEEAAQHADVVVVGEAEGIWPTVVGDIERKQQKKIYHNLRPEIIEYPMPIRKKRLSFLGIPPYIMPIMSSRGCPHDCDFCSVHGVYGRKQRFVPVESIVRDIRESGSKLVMFLDDNLGANRAYAMKLFEAMRPLKVRWLTQTSVRFILDDELFSAALKAGCEGLFIGVESVEPHAMKKIRKSLSDITLYEKAIKKCHDAGVIFHASLIFGLDEQGPEVFDNTLDFLLDNAVPSINPNILTPYPGTVLHERLKKENRILHFNWAYYDHTTVSFRPKNMSPEELSERFLNFRDRFYSYASIARRGIHQFGVHPLMYLGMNLAYRKSTRNEKAHASNYFQWLKSQPELELGQTNA, via the coding sequence ATGCGAATTCTTATTGTTGCACCGAAAAGCAATTTCCCCGACGATACGCCTGCATGGCTCCGCATACCCCAATTATCGCTCTCCATACTCGCCGCGCTCACCCCGAAACAGCACGAAACGGTATGCGTTGAGGAGAATGCCGCCGAGATACCGATGGATGAGCACTGGGATATCGTCGGTATGAGCGCCATGACCGCAACAATATCGCGTGCGTATGAGTTGGCGGCCATCTTCCGGAAAAAGGGCGCTATCGTCGTCATCGGCGGTATACACGCATCGATACTCCCCGAAGAAGCGGCGCAGCACGCGGACGTCGTCGTCGTCGGCGAGGCGGAAGGGATATGGCCGACCGTCGTCGGGGACATAGAAAGGAAGCAGCAGAAAAAAATATACCATAATCTGCGCCCGGAGATAATCGAGTATCCGATGCCGATACGAAAGAAACGGCTGTCGTTCCTCGGCATACCGCCGTATATCATGCCCATCATGTCCTCACGCGGCTGTCCGCATGACTGCGATTTCTGCAGCGTGCACGGCGTGTATGGAAGAAAACAGCGCTTCGTCCCCGTCGAATCGATAGTACGCGACATCAGGGAAAGTGGATCGAAACTCGTCATGTTCTTGGATGATAATCTCGGCGCGAACCGGGCATACGCCATGAAACTGTTCGAAGCGATGCGGCCGCTCAAGGTGCGCTGGCTCACGCAGACGTCGGTGCGATTCATCCTTGACGATGAGCTTTTCAGCGCGGCACTCAAGGCCGGGTGCGAAGGCCTTTTCATCGGCGTGGAATCCGTCGAGCCGCATGCGATGAAGAAGATACGCAAGTCGCTTTCGGATATCACCCTCTACGAGAAGGCGATAAAAAAATGCCACGATGCCGGCGTCATCTTCCATGCATCGCTCATCTTCGGGCTCGATGAACAGGGGCCGGAGGTGTTCGACAACACGCTTGATTTCCTTCTGGACAATGCCGTCCCGTCGATCAACCCGAACATACTCACCCCGTATCCGGGCACCGTGCTCCACGAACGCCTCAAAAAAGAGAACCGCATACTCCACTTCAACTGGGCGTATTACGATCACACAACGGTATCGTTCCGTCCGAAGAACATGTCTCCTGAGGAACTGAGCGAGCGTTTTCTCAATTTCCGCGACCGTTTCTATTCCTACGCATCGATCGCGCGTCGCGGGATCCATCAGTTCGGCGTGCACCCGCTCATGTATCTCGGGATGAACCTTGCGTACCGCAAATCAACGCGGAACGAAAAAGCGCATGCGAGCAATTATTTCCAGTGGCTCAAGTCGCAGCCGGAACTTGAGCTCGGGCAGACAAATGCATAA
- the dxs gene encoding 1-deoxy-D-xylulose-5-phosphate synthase — translation MYLETIDSPADLKKLAADQLPALAGEIRAFILQNISRTGGHLASNLGAVELTLALHYAFESPKDKFIFDVGHQSYTHKIVTGRKGRFHTVRTYHGLSGFPRRTESAHDIADTGHASTSISLGLGLDTAVRLKKAEGRVIAIIGDGSITGGLALEAINNAGHLPTNLIIIVNNNEMSIGTNIGAFAKYLNKKIQAPGVQSLAMSIDALADKLPFGERAKDIIHRIESSVKAFIAPGIVFRELGFRYLGPVDGHSIDDLIATFDLAKTISGPLLIQVNTIKGKGYEHSEMNPSSYHGVGEFDVATGTAKKKKQKTFSALFGETLTQLAADDSRIVAITAAMCEGTGLEPFSRAYPGRFFDVGIAEGHALTFAAGLAIGNCRPVVALYSTFLQRGFDNVIHDIANMNLPVIIGIDRAGLVPEDGETHQGIFDLAYLRMIPNMTIFAPAGAHDLAEAIACALSRGTPTAIRYPKDAVPDLPPNLVPKEMVYGKAHTVFDGKDGAVLSFGSTLVTAYHAINDLSQKPSLALINLSTVWPLDEDAIVSAAMKYKRLMIIEEGVVNGGIGSAVLEVLARHETAVPVKLLGIPNSFVPSASREVLLKKYRLDRVGLRREMQVFFSRRGFASWRLRNR, via the coding sequence ATGTACTTGGAAACGATCGATTCCCCTGCTGACCTCAAAAAGCTCGCAGCCGACCAATTGCCCGCACTTGCCGGTGAGATACGTGCGTTCATCCTGCAGAACATATCGAGGACGGGCGGGCATCTCGCAAGCAATCTCGGCGCGGTGGAACTTACGCTCGCGCTCCACTATGCGTTCGAATCCCCGAAGGACAAATTCATCTTCGATGTCGGGCATCAGTCGTATACGCATAAGATAGTGACCGGCAGAAAGGGGCGCTTCCATACCGTGCGCACGTATCACGGGCTTTCGGGCTTTCCCCGCCGTACGGAATCCGCGCATGACATCGCCGATACCGGGCATGCATCGACGTCGATATCGCTCGGGCTCGGGCTTGATACCGCTGTCCGCCTGAAAAAGGCGGAGGGGCGCGTCATCGCCATCATCGGGGACGGGTCGATCACCGGCGGGCTTGCGCTCGAGGCTATCAATAATGCCGGGCATCTGCCGACGAACCTCATCATCATCGTCAACAATAATGAGATGTCCATCGGGACGAACATCGGCGCTTTCGCCAAGTACCTCAACAAGAAGATACAGGCGCCGGGCGTACAATCGCTTGCGATGAGCATCGATGCGCTTGCGGACAAGCTCCCCTTCGGCGAACGCGCGAAGGACATCATCCATCGTATCGAATCATCGGTGAAAGCGTTCATTGCGCCGGGCATCGTGTTCCGGGAGCTCGGGTTCCGCTATCTCGGTCCCGTCGACGGTCATTCCATTGACGATCTTATCGCCACGTTCGATCTTGCGAAAACGATAAGCGGACCGCTCCTCATCCAGGTGAACACGATCAAGGGAAAGGGATACGAACATTCGGAGATGAATCCTTCATCGTATCACGGTGTGGGGGAATTCGATGTCGCCACGGGGACGGCGAAGAAGAAAAAACAGAAGACGTTCTCCGCGCTGTTCGGCGAAACCCTCACGCAGCTTGCGGCCGACGACAGCCGCATCGTGGCGATAACCGCCGCCATGTGCGAGGGCACGGGGCTTGAGCCGTTCTCACGCGCCTACCCCGGACGTTTTTTCGATGTGGGTATCGCCGAAGGGCATGCGCTTACGTTCGCCGCGGGGCTTGCCATCGGCAATTGCCGTCCTGTCGTCGCGCTCTACTCCACGTTCCTGCAGCGCGGTTTCGATAATGTCATCCACGATATCGCGAACATGAATCTGCCGGTCATCATCGGCATTGACCGCGCGGGGCTCGTTCCCGAGGACGGCGAGACGCATCAGGGTATTTTCGATCTCGCGTACCTCAGGATGATACCGAACATGACGATATTCGCGCCGGCGGGCGCACACGACCTTGCCGAAGCGATCGCCTGCGCGCTTTCGCGCGGCACACCGACAGCGATACGATATCCGAAAGATGCCGTTCCCGATCTCCCGCCGAACCTTGTTCCGAAAGAGATGGTGTACGGCAAGGCGCATACCGTGTTCGACGGTAAGGACGGCGCGGTGCTGTCCTTCGGGAGCACGCTTGTGACCGCGTACCATGCGATCAATGACCTGTCGCAGAAACCCTCGCTTGCGCTTATCAACCTGTCCACCGTGTGGCCGCTCGATGAAGACGCCATCGTCAGCGCGGCGATGAAATATAAACGGCTCATGATCATCGAAGAGGGTGTCGTCAACGGCGGCATCGGGAGCGCGGTGCTCGAGGTCCTGGCACGCCACGAGACAGCAGTGCCGGTGAAGCTTCTCGGGATTCCGAACAGTTTCGTGCCGTCGGCCTCGCGGGAGGTGCTCCTCAAGAAGTACCGTCTTGACCGCGTGGGACTTCGCCGCGAAATGCAGGTCTTCTTCTCTCGACGGGGGTTCGCATCGTGGCGGCTCAGAAATCGGTAA
- a CDS encoding AraC family transcriptional regulator, with product MAAQKSVTPIQTTYRTAHIPRLEPVFIQMSIVAVSDTHTFTRHQHEHYEIVYVVRGMYRATLNGTPLTLPPGRILIVKPGDWHEDFCDRGLKYVTLAFQLLPSSTERRSLSIFADAITPDGQGFADPDGTFAALVDRITKEASAVDAVAAHVGRALALEFFWRAVRAFPATSLSPSFVSLAFATGFSAKVNDLFQRSITRQLSIPDMAEALSMSESAFTHKCTDIIGESPKKAFMRFKMERAQLLLMHSEMSVGEVSDYLGFANQYHFSRAFKRFHGKAPRDVR from the coding sequence GTGGCGGCTCAGAAATCGGTAACGCCGATACAGACGACATACCGCACGGCGCATATACCGCGCCTCGAACCGGTCTTCATACAGATGAGCATCGTTGCCGTGTCCGATACGCATACGTTCACGAGGCATCAGCACGAGCATTATGAGATCGTCTATGTCGTCCGCGGCATGTACCGTGCAACGCTCAACGGCACGCCGCTCACGCTCCCCCCGGGGCGCATACTCATCGTGAAACCGGGCGATTGGCATGAGGATTTCTGCGACCGCGGTCTGAAATACGTTACGCTCGCCTTTCAGCTCCTTCCGTCGTCGACAGAGCGCCGCTCGCTCTCGATCTTCGCCGATGCGATAACACCCGACGGACAGGGCTTTGCGGACCCCGACGGCACGTTCGCTGCATTGGTCGATCGTATCACGAAAGAAGCCTCCGCCGTCGATGCGGTGGCCGCGCATGTCGGCCGCGCGCTTGCGCTCGAGTTCTTCTGGCGTGCGGTGCGCGCCTTTCCCGCAACATCGCTCTCGCCGTCATTCGTATCGCTCGCCTTTGCGACGGGGTTCAGCGCCAAGGTGAACGACCTCTTTCAGCGGAGCATAACACGTCAGCTCTCGATACCGGATATGGCCGAGGCGCTTTCCATGAGCGAAAGCGCTTTTACGCACAAGTGTACCGACATCATCGGTGAATCGCCGAAGAAGGCGTTCATGCGCTTCAAGATGGAACGTGCGCAGCTCCTGCTCATGCACAGCGAAATGTCCGTCGGCGAAGTGAGTGATTATCTCGGCTTTGCGAACCAGTATCATTTCTCCCGGGCATTCAAGCGCTTCCACGGCAAAGCGCCGCGGGACGTGCGCTAG
- a CDS encoding Gfo/Idh/MocA family oxidoreductase codes for MRKVKFGIIGTGAIAQIHAKALSLCENAELVLVYDKVTERAAAFAAQHGCRAVAEYEEFLASEIEAVTIATPSGLHGEVAIPAARAGKHILCEKPLEVTVSKTNELVRVCESSNIRLSAVFQSRFSRSVQMIRKAVDEGRFGQPVLAAASVRWFRTPEYYGNATWRGTWALDGGGALMNQGIHTVDLLLYFNGDVSEVTGRIARLLHRNIEVEDTVVAMLKFKNNSLGTIEASTACAPGFPRRVELSGTDGSVLLEDDKIIRWQFKKELPGDDEIRRIGLAGEGMYGGSGDPAAISYEGHRRQIAELADAILNAQHLTTPGAEGKRAVELICAVYESARTGTTIKFL; via the coding sequence ATGAGAAAAGTGAAGTTCGGGATCATCGGCACCGGCGCTATTGCGCAGATACACGCAAAGGCGCTTTCGCTCTGCGAGAACGCTGAGCTCGTCCTTGTCTACGACAAAGTGACCGAGCGCGCAGCAGCATTCGCCGCACAGCACGGCTGCCGCGCGGTTGCAGAATATGAGGAATTCCTCGCATCCGAGATAGAAGCGGTGACCATCGCGACACCGAGCGGGCTGCACGGCGAAGTGGCGATACCCGCGGCACGCGCCGGCAAGCACATACTTTGCGAGAAACCGCTCGAAGTGACCGTGAGCAAGACCAACGAGCTCGTGCGCGTCTGCGAGAGCAGCAATATACGGCTCTCCGCGGTGTTCCAGTCGCGCTTCAGCCGCTCGGTGCAGATGATACGCAAAGCGGTGGACGAAGGGCGTTTCGGGCAGCCGGTGCTCGCTGCCGCAAGCGTGCGCTGGTTCCGTACGCCGGAATACTACGGGAATGCCACCTGGCGCGGGACATGGGCGCTCGACGGCGGCGGTGCGCTCATGAACCAGGGCATTCACACCGTGGACCTTCTGCTCTATTTCAACGGCGACGTATCGGAAGTGACCGGACGCATCGCGCGGCTTTTGCACCGGAATATCGAGGTCGAGGATACAGTGGTCGCCATGCTCAAATTCAAGAACAATTCGCTCGGCACCATCGAGGCGAGCACGGCCTGTGCGCCCGGATTCCCGCGCCGTGTCGAGCTCTCGGGCACCGACGGCAGCGTTCTGCTTGAGGACGACAAGATCATTCGCTGGCAGTTCAAAAAAGAATTGCCCGGGGATGACGAGATCCGCAGGATAGGTCTTGCGGGCGAGGGTATGTACGGCGGCTCGGGCGACCCCGCGGCGATATCGTACGAAGGTCACCGGCGCCAGATAGCCGAACTCGCCGATGCGATACTGAACGCGCAGCATCTTACTACGCCGGGGGCGGAAGGCAAACGGGCGGTGGAGCTCATCTGCGCGGTGTATGAATCAGCACGCACCGGCACGACGATCAAATTCCTTTGA
- a CDS encoding glycosyltransferase, with the protein MNTSRSGRPPRVTFIIPHRETESIDNVLRCVRALDHPQKSIEVLAVSGDQPSVQRNACIRKAKGEIVYFLDNDSEVHAGNITHAVSLFQKDERIAVVGGPAEPKESDTAIQKVFSFCLCSPFGAGPVRSRYHAEGDVRETTDRELILCNLLVRKKVLDTVGVFNEAFYPNEENELMDRIRDAGYALYYHPRVAVRRSPRTDMRSFVKMLLNYGRGRFQQFIHAPRILNVMFFIPLGFVLYLASLAALPFATVLSPYALIYLAPLGLYALFLTAAAFSALPSIRKLSFSILAVPFVFFAIHAGYGVGIIWGFIRLFRKRKMSAHFKIRTVKAFSR; encoded by the coding sequence ATGAATACGTCTCGTTCTGGACGACCACCCCGCGTCACCTTCATCATCCCGCATCGCGAGACGGAATCCATCGATAATGTGCTTCGCTGTGTACGCGCGCTCGATCATCCGCAGAAGAGCATCGAAGTGCTCGCGGTGAGCGGGGATCAGCCGTCGGTGCAGAGGAACGCCTGCATACGGAAAGCGAAAGGCGAAATCGTCTATTTCCTCGATAACGATTCCGAGGTGCACGCCGGCAACATCACGCATGCCGTTTCGCTTTTTCAGAAGGACGAGCGCATAGCCGTCGTCGGCGGGCCTGCCGAACCGAAAGAGAGCGATACAGCGATACAGAAGGTCTTTTCGTTCTGTCTCTGTTCGCCGTTCGGTGCGGGACCGGTGAGGAGCCGCTATCACGCGGAGGGCGATGTCCGCGAGACCACCGACCGCGAGCTCATACTCTGTAATCTTCTCGTGCGGAAAAAGGTCCTCGATACGGTCGGCGTGTTCAACGAAGCGTTCTATCCCAACGAGGAGAACGAGCTCATGGACCGCATACGCGATGCCGGTTACGCGCTCTATTATCATCCGCGTGTCGCGGTCAGACGAAGCCCGCGCACCGATATGCGCTCGTTCGTGAAGATGCTCCTCAATTACGGCCGCGGGCGATTCCAGCAGTTCATCCACGCGCCGCGCATCTTGAACGTGATGTTCTTCATCCCGCTCGGTTTCGTCCTGTATCTTGCATCGCTTGCCGCGCTGCCGTTCGCGACGGTGCTTTCCCCCTATGCGCTCATCTATCTCGCGCCGCTCGGTCTCTATGCGCTCTTCCTCACGGCGGCGGCGTTCTCGGCACTTCCCTCGATACGGAAACTTTCTTTCAGCATCCTTGCCGTTCCGTTCGTGTTCTTCGCCATACATGCCGGATACGGCGTGGGGATAATCTGGGGTTTCATCCGCCTGTTCCGGAAAAGAAAAATGAGCGCACATTTCAAGATCCGCACGGTGAAGGCCTTCAGCCGGTAA
- a CDS encoding AraC family transcriptional regulator has protein sequence MKIQRIVMYEGASRNAHFHDAYELRYIVSGDCSVSMRGTVRSLTPGSSFFTAPYESHTVIYDERRTLVQYLILFSLDAEERELKGHIDTLLAKRSFDLGEGKRFFFETVRMKASSSTRMTALSGIHLFISFLYSLGDDASRMFAAEPRIEEALAVLHRSLTQRTSLAALARRAGLDSSYFIRVFRKTTGLSPMKYFTRLKVEAACGLLSRTDMPIADIAERFCFADQYHFSRTFKQMIGVSPLHYRRRGGDMGV, from the coding sequence ATGAAGATACAGCGCATCGTTATGTACGAAGGCGCCTCACGCAACGCCCATTTCCATGACGCCTATGAATTACGTTACATCGTTTCCGGTGACTGTTCCGTGTCCATGCGCGGCACTGTCCGATCGCTGACACCCGGCAGTTCGTTCTTCACCGCACCCTATGAATCGCATACGGTCATCTATGACGAACGCCGCACGCTCGTGCAGTACCTCATACTCTTCTCGCTCGATGCGGAGGAACGCGAGCTTAAGGGACATATCGATACGCTCCTCGCAAAGCGATCGTTCGATCTCGGTGAAGGGAAGCGCTTCTTCTTTGAAACGGTGCGCATGAAGGCGTCATCATCGACACGGATGACCGCGCTCTCCGGCATCCATCTGTTCATATCGTTCCTCTACAGCCTCGGCGATGATGCATCACGGATGTTCGCCGCCGAGCCGCGCATCGAGGAAGCGCTCGCAGTACTCCACCGTTCGCTCACGCAGCGTACGAGCCTTGCCGCGCTCGCACGTCGTGCGGGTCTTGACAGTTCCTATTTCATACGCGTGTTCCGCAAGACGACCGGTCTTTCGCCGATGAAGTATTTCACGCGTTTGAAGGTCGAGGCCGCCTGCGGGCTCCTCTCCCGTACGGATATGCCGATAGCCGATATCGCGGAACGCTTCTGTTTCGCCGACCAGTATCATTTCAGCAGGACATTCAAGCAGATGATAGGCGTATCACCGCTCCATTACCGTCGCCGCGGCGGCGATATGGGCGTATAG
- a CDS encoding sugar isomerase domain-containing protein — MFDFSKLVKTDARYIDAIMKNIYEVEEKQIDNIIKAAQMMADAIKEDRLLHVYGGGGHTTLVMAEVFFRAGGFACINPIMDIGISTWNNALKYLEMERTENYGASLVRYYRLKKDDVFIIFHNIGVNPTTIDAVLEAKKAGAKVIAISSSHWQNGLPKDHFLRHSSKKNLFELADICIDDYNPLGDAVVKFDQMDIPIAPVSNIVDFYIAHRLEIETVKILLAAGIEPPMWKSANVPGGDAYNAKLIEKYNSRIKSL, encoded by the coding sequence ATGTTCGATTTTTCAAAGCTCGTAAAGACCGATGCACGATACATCGATGCCATCATGAAGAACATCTACGAGGTCGAGGAAAAGCAGATCGACAATATCATCAAGGCCGCACAGATGATGGCGGACGCGATCAAGGAGGACCGGCTCCTCCATGTCTACGGCGGCGGCGGACACACTACGCTCGTCATGGCGGAAGTGTTCTTCCGTGCGGGCGGCTTCGCCTGCATCAATCCGATCATGGACATCGGCATATCGACCTGGAACAATGCGCTTAAATATCTTGAGATGGAGCGTACCGAGAATTACGGAGCGAGCCTCGTGCGCTACTATCGGCTCAAGAAGGACGATGTGTTCATCATCTTCCATAACATCGGCGTGAACCCGACGACCATCGATGCGGTGCTTGAGGCGAAGAAGGCGGGCGCGAAGGTCATCGCCATATCATCGAGCCATTGGCAGAACGGTCTTCCGAAGGATCATTTCCTACGGCACTCGAGCAAGAAGAATCTTTTCGAGCTTGCGGATATATGCATCGACGATTATAATCCATTGGGTGACGCTGTCGTGAAATTCGATCAGATGGACATTCCCATCGCGCCGGTATCGAACATTGTTGATTTCTATATCGCGCATCGGCTGGAGATAGAAACGGTGAAGATACTTCTTGCCGCGGGCATAGAGCCGCCGATGTGGAAGAGCGCGAACGTGCCGGGCGGCGACGCGTACAATGCGAAGCTTATCGAGAAGTATAATTCACGGATCAAGAGTCTTTAG
- a CDS encoding LamG-like jellyroll fold domain-containing protein, with translation MKKAYTLIAVLAVLTMTGNAADIIARWTFDTRENLTVHDTTGKHNGSIVGFIDALVIEKGIDGNAYQFDEGKVYVEVPSAPGISVVNDFTFSCVIKPFDVAGYRTIFWKGDRRKKPEAVQYYLNLRDGKVEFKAKKTDGSWVSWVTVDVCTYPERWAAITMTFKDGICVIYVNGVKRKTNIPPDTAGGLSELVACDHPLYFGTAQGAGGSPAYNFRGLIDEIMIRNGTDIDAEMARIPVLAATILADTLRESSQDMRMAADESRRVLKEMERYKALRDSVAAPVISGASSVRGNCVASLSAINEFSANDLSAIAKSAGVQVPPAVSLPTQADVRTVKASLEDLAVYAEAFSARTKDLSSAAASIARSFSSHADNASDAAAKIFESDETIRTSVSAFHSSYRDWLLQTKRTVRESRYFDAEALFAMLPVHSGVTILRTPDILGSLTDVPEKAVITLARNEYEGFQLLLAPNPGGGSVDGVTMTVGAFTHSTGSGTLTDIAIAPMKTIDNSTSKAAVRYRGPVYDIIKDGVETYAIPAKSPLCAYVRIHADGRTKAGLYRGTITAVKGGFSRTVAVEVTVYDFTLPQKSALKVAFSFFEHFYRNWYGYTALSEEQQLSVYQFLMKYRITPNNIYSKDVSPSVDMLSKLPAANFCTLGYFASKKPLSDEELTKLSQEYGEKLAALKAAGVAEKDAYLYCYDEFGVQTMYDRDSARMFCERLRRDHPGIKLMQTSVPAPPFDKYFNVWVPPFEVFELMKPEYRTADNELWWYWVSAPDPFPSFDLGFPMHNSRMLMLLGFKYNIEGCLYWSINREWSDNVKNAATWVDGEWDGRYVNVITGGANAQCGQGNMVYPGPEGRIWPSLRFENMRDGIEDYDYCAMLKLLLAEIKSGKRPAFASRVKEIEALVAMPDEVIKSTSDWTKEPAVLGAYREKVARMIETITK, from the coding sequence GTGAAAAAAGCATATACGCTCATCGCGGTATTGGCCGTTTTGACCATGACCGGTAATGCCGCGGATATCATCGCACGCTGGACATTCGATACGCGCGAGAATCTCACGGTGCACGATACGACCGGAAAACACAACGGGAGCATCGTCGGTTTTATCGATGCACTGGTGATAGAAAAGGGTATTGACGGGAATGCGTATCAATTTGACGAGGGTAAGGTCTACGTCGAAGTGCCCTCCGCTCCCGGGATATCGGTCGTGAACGATTTCACCTTTTCGTGCGTAATAAAACCCTTCGACGTCGCAGGATATCGGACCATTTTCTGGAAAGGCGACCGCAGGAAAAAGCCGGAGGCGGTGCAGTACTATCTCAATCTGCGCGACGGCAAGGTCGAGTTCAAAGCAAAAAAAACCGACGGCAGCTGGGTGTCATGGGTCACTGTCGATGTGTGCACCTACCCTGAACGTTGGGCGGCAATAACCATGACATTCAAGGACGGCATATGCGTTATCTACGTCAATGGCGTAAAGCGAAAGACAAATATCCCTCCCGATACTGCCGGGGGACTCTCGGAACTGGTCGCATGCGATCACCCGCTCTATTTCGGCACCGCGCAGGGGGCAGGAGGCTCGCCGGCGTATAATTTCCGCGGACTGATCGATGAGATCATGATACGGAACGGCACCGATATCGACGCGGAGATGGCGCGTATACCGGTGCTTGCCGCGACCATTCTTGCCGATACGCTCCGTGAAAGCAGCCAGGACATGCGCATGGCCGCAGATGAAAGCAGACGCGTTCTAAAGGAAATGGAGCGTTATAAGGCTTTGAGGGATAGTGTTGCCGCCCCGGTCATTTCCGGAGCATCATCAGTGAGGGGGAATTGTGTTGCATCACTTTCAGCGATCAATGAATTCAGCGCGAATGATCTTTCCGCGATAGCAAAGTCGGCCGGTGTGCAGGTACCTCCCGCTGTATCGCTGCCAACGCAAGCAGATGTGCGCACAGTGAAGGCATCGCTCGAGGACTTGGCGGTGTATGCAGAAGCGTTCTCAGCCCGAACGAAAGACCTTTCTTCTGCTGCGGCGTCCATCGCACGATCGTTCTCATCTCATGCGGATAACGCATCGGACGCAGCCGCGAAGATATTTGAATCTGATGAAACGATCCGCACATCCGTATCAGCATTTCATTCGTCATACCGTGACTGGCTTCTGCAGACAAAGCGCACGGTCCGTGAGTCGCGGTATTTCGATGCGGAGGCGCTGTTCGCAATGCTGCCGGTCCACTCGGGCGTGACCATTCTTCGAACGCCGGATATACTTGGTTCCCTTACCGACGTTCCTGAGAAAGCGGTCATCACACTTGCCCGGAATGAATACGAGGGATTTCAGCTGCTCCTGGCCCCCAACCCCGGCGGCGGTTCTGTCGATGGAGTGACGATGACGGTTGGTGCATTCACGCACAGCACGGGTTCAGGGACGCTTACGGATATCGCTATTGCTCCCATGAAAACGATAGACAACAGTACAAGCAAAGCAGCAGTTCGATACCGCGGGCCGGTGTATGATATCATCAAGGACGGGGTCGAAACCTATGCCATTCCTGCGAAGTCACCGCTTTGCGCGTATGTCCGTATCCACGCCGATGGGCGCACAAAAGCCGGGCTCTATCGCGGGACTATCACAGCGGTAAAAGGCGGTTTTTCACGCACGGTGGCGGTAGAGGTGACCGTGTACGACTTCACGCTTCCGCAGAAGAGCGCGCTCAAGGTCGCGTTCAGTTTTTTCGAGCACTTCTACAGGAATTGGTACGGGTATACTGCGCTTTCCGAGGAACAGCAGCTTTCCGTCTATCAGTTCCTGATGAAGTACCGCATCACGCCGAACAATATTTACAGCAAGGATGTATCCCCGTCCGTTGATATGCTGTCGAAACTGCCGGCCGCGAATTTCTGTACGCTCGGTTATTTCGCGTCAAAAAAACCGCTGTCAGATGAAGAACTGACGAAACTATCGCAGGAATACGGCGAAAAGCTTGCTGCATTGAAAGCCGCGGGAGTCGCAGAAAAGGACGCATACCTTTATTGCTACGACGAGTTCGGTGTACAAACGATGTACGATCGCGATTCGGCACGCATGTTCTGCGAACGGCTTCGCAGGGACCACCCCGGCATAAAGCTGATGCAGACATCCGTGCCGGCGCCGCCCTTTGACAAATATTTCAATGTGTGGGTGCCGCCATTCGAGGTATTCGAACTCATGAAGCCGGAGTATCGCACCGCCGACAATGAACTCTGGTGGTATTGGGTAAGCGCGCCCGATCCGTTCCCCAGTTTCGATCTCGGTTTCCCGATGCACAATTCGCGCATGCTCATGCTTCTCGGTTTCAAATACAATATTGAAGGCTGTCTCTACTGGAGCATAAATCGCGAGTGGTCGGACAATGTGAAGAATGCAGCAACATGGGTCGATGGTGAATGGGACGGTCGGTACGTCAATGTGATCACCGGCGGGGCGAACGCGCAGTGCGGGCAGGGCAATATGGTCTATCCCGGCCCCGAGGGACGCATATGGCCGTCGCTCCGGTTCGAGAATATGCGCGACGGCATCGAGGATTACGATTATTGCGCAATGCTCAAGTTGCTTTTGGCGGAGATAAAAAGCGGTAAGCGCCCGGCATTCGCTTCGCGCGTGAAGGAGATAGAAGCGCTCGTGGCGATGCCGGACGAGGTGATCAAATCTACAAGTGATTGGACGAAAGAACCGGCCGTGCTCGGCGCGTACCGCGAAAAGGTCGCACGCATGATCGAAACGATCACGAAATAA